A region of uncultured Campylobacter sp. DNA encodes the following proteins:
- a CDS encoding 4Fe-4S binding protein yields the protein MFSIVNMAKMKKVSRLTKIRRLVQLIFIGAIGQWAYYGIFRCPFIVPFVNCQSCPIVTCWGRIATVFFGFWLFIPVLVIFLGRAFCGWLCPGGFVNQMLGKFAAFKLKLKNNKKLRYAQIGMVLAVLLSASVYFIYGNPRVMIPIRTSDEYLNAVIMSFKFSDWYWAVRTAVVVALIAASLIVANLWCRFACPSGGIMELLRKISIFRVYKTSACDNCNACLRKCEMGTRPDEMNCTNCGDCMDVCHADAIKFGRKKD from the coding sequence ATGTTTAGTATCGTAAATATGGCAAAGATGAAAAAAGTCTCTAGGCTAACTAAAATTCGTCGCTTGGTGCAGCTGATTTTTATCGGCGCGATCGGGCAATGGGCGTATTACGGGATTTTTAGATGCCCCTTTATTGTTCCTTTCGTAAACTGCCAATCCTGTCCAATCGTCACGTGCTGGGGGCGGATCGCGACCGTGTTTTTCGGCTTTTGGCTATTTATCCCCGTGCTTGTTATTTTCCTTGGGCGCGCGTTTTGCGGCTGGCTTTGCCCGGGCGGATTCGTAAATCAAATGCTCGGCAAATTTGCCGCTTTTAAGCTTAAGCTAAAAAACAATAAGAAGCTACGATATGCGCAGATAGGCATGGTTCTAGCCGTTTTGCTTAGCGCGAGCGTATATTTTATCTACGGAAACCCCCGCGTTATGATCCCTATTCGCACCAGCGACGAGTACCTAAACGCCGTTATCATGTCATTTAAATTTTCCGATTGGTACTGGGCAGTTCGCACTGCCGTCGTCGTAGCTCTTATCGCCGCGTCATTGATCGTCGCAAATTTATGGTGCCGCTTCGCCTGTCCTAGCGGCGGCATAATGGAGCTGCTGCGTAAAATTTCAATATTTCGCGTTTATAAAACGAGCGCCTGCGATAACTGCAACGCTTGTTTGCGCAAATGCGAAATGGGCACGAGACCGGACGAGATGAACTGCACGAACTGCGGCGATTGTATGGATGTTTGCCACGCGGACGCCATCAAATTTGGAAGGAAAAAAGATTGA
- a CDS encoding substrate-binding domain-containing protein → MKFKEIDESRRGFLKGALAAAAIAGPESMLAGFTPFKPDSLQVWSCGGLSEAFAQINAAYESKTGHNIQYTGAFAGALGKSLLALQGKTEVFGARVLELSQKLRKAGLSLRFRLLCFTDYVLVVPKGNPAGIRDLKDLAEPGVRVMLPLRASPPGSGPVKGILKNSGLTGPVMKNMISNGACVITMMCDLVDGKGDASIIEKRLTTHDRFKDKIEYMPIDEKLIPPGPLTFTLNIMKYVKDEKLADDFADFVCSDGQEIFERHGFTSIHSARGLELIERFGVKDV, encoded by the coding sequence ATGAAATTTAAAGAGATAGACGAATCTCGTCGCGGCTTTTTAAAAGGAGCTTTGGCGGCAGCCGCCATCGCCGGACCCGAATCGATGCTCGCCGGCTTCACGCCGTTTAAGCCCGATTCGCTGCAGGTTTGGTCGTGCGGAGGACTATCTGAGGCTTTTGCGCAAATAAACGCAGCGTATGAGTCCAAAACGGGACATAACATCCAGTACACCGGCGCCTTTGCGGGGGCGCTCGGAAAGTCGCTACTGGCCTTGCAGGGCAAGACAGAGGTTTTCGGCGCTCGCGTTTTAGAGCTAAGCCAAAAATTGCGCAAAGCAGGCCTTAGCCTTCGCTTTAGACTGCTATGTTTTACCGACTACGTTTTAGTAGTGCCAAAGGGCAATCCTGCGGGCATTCGCGATCTGAAGGATCTAGCAGAACCCGGCGTGCGGGTGATGCTGCCGCTAAGGGCTTCGCCTCCGGGTAGCGGACCGGTAAAGGGAATTTTAAAAAATTCCGGTCTCACGGGGCCTGTTATGAAAAATATGATCTCCAACGGAGCGTGCGTAATTACCATGATGTGCGATCTGGTAGATGGCAAGGGCGATGCGTCCATCATCGAAAAGCGCCTAACGACGCACGATAGGTTTAAAGACAAAATAGAATACATGCCTATCGACGAGAAACTCATCCCGCCGGGGCCGCTTACCTTTACGCTAAATATCATGAAATACGTAAAAGACGAGAAGCTTGCCGATGACTTTGCGGACTTCGTCTGCTCGGACGGGCAGGAAATTTTCGAGCGACACGGCTTTACCTCCATCCATTCGGCACGTGGGCTTGAACTCATAGAAAGGTTTGGTGTAAAAGATGTTTAG
- a CDS encoding radical SAM protein gives MNFFAKPSFDNHPCFSKKASAAYGRVHLPVAPHCNIQCNFCNRIYDCANENRPGVTGRVQSPDEAVEYVENLFKFRQDISVIGIAGPGDPMCDADKTLATFEKCKARFPRALLCLSTNGLSLPEHVDDIVRIGVSHVTVTVNAVTPDVGGKIYAWVRHKNKIYHGEEGARILGERQEEGIRKLKEARMIVKINTVVIPGVNMDHVPEIAKKAKEWQADIMNCMAMIPVHDTPFANIKSPSNEEIRSMRKLIGGSIHQMTHCSRCRADACGKLCER, from the coding sequence ATGAATTTTTTCGCCAAACCCTCCTTCGACAACCACCCCTGCTTTAGCAAAAAAGCGTCCGCCGCCTACGGGCGCGTGCACCTTCCCGTAGCGCCGCATTGCAATATCCAATGCAATTTTTGCAACCGCATCTACGACTGCGCCAACGAAAATCGTCCCGGCGTAACGGGGAGGGTGCAAAGCCCGGACGAGGCCGTAGAATACGTGGAAAATCTATTTAAATTTAGACAAGATATCTCGGTCATCGGTATCGCAGGACCCGGAGATCCTATGTGCGATGCCGACAAGACCCTAGCGACTTTTGAAAAATGCAAAGCCCGTTTCCCTCGCGCCCTACTTTGCCTATCCACAAACGGCCTATCTTTGCCCGAGCATGTGGATGATATCGTGCGGATCGGCGTGAGTCACGTGACGGTGACCGTTAATGCCGTAACGCCTGACGTGGGCGGCAAAATTTATGCGTGGGTGCGCCACAAAAACAAAATTTACCACGGCGAAGAGGGCGCTAGAATTCTTGGGGAGCGCCAAGAGGAAGGGATTCGCAAGTTAAAAGAAGCCCGCATGATCGTTAAGATCAATACGGTCGTAATCCCGGGCGTCAATATGGATCACGTCCCCGAAATCGCGAAAAAGGCCAAAGAGTGGCAAGCCGATATCATGAACTGCATGGCGATGATACCCGTGCATGACACCCCTTTTGCAAATATCAAATCGCCATCAAACGAAGAAATTCGCAGTATGCGAAAGCTAATCGGCGGTTCCATTCATCAAATGACTCACTGCAGCAGATGCCGCGCCGACGCGTGCGGCAAGCTTTGCGAGAGATAA